A section of the Candidatus Babeliales bacterium genome encodes:
- the bamD gene encoding outer membrane protein assembly factor BamD, with translation MIKTRKHTILWIFSCIIVISLTGSLVATETAIISKFDVTLPQIEKKTHKQRMRKSTNKKIKTKNKYRTYQDMDYETLACAKDIQMAKGNTSVAIKYLEQMMKLATNITQLAEHLLEIADLFFVDGQFQKAAQLYAQYCELYPGSEKQEYALYQSIKSSFACTLSIDRDQTKTEETLALTRLFLQQDHFILYKSEVIQIQTQCYEKLAASDCNICNFYLTRGQFTIAEKRLKSIRLTWLPKLPDLEQAIFALEAELAKQKQQVTGIVIAQTDLDSNSTIKHMADRF, from the coding sequence GTGATAAAAACAAGAAAACATACTATTCTGTGGATATTTTCATGTATAATTGTAATCAGTTTAACTGGTAGCTTAGTAGCAACTGAGACAGCAATTATATCAAAATTTGACGTGACTCTTCCGCAAATAGAAAAAAAAACACATAAACAACGGATGCGTAAATCTACCAATAAGAAGATAAAAACAAAAAATAAATATCGTACCTACCAAGATATGGATTATGAAACGCTTGCTTGTGCAAAAGATATACAAATGGCAAAGGGAAACACTTCTGTTGCTATTAAATATCTCGAACAAATGATGAAATTGGCTACCAATATAACACAACTTGCCGAGCATCTTTTGGAAATCGCAGATCTCTTTTTTGTTGATGGTCAATTTCAAAAAGCTGCTCAATTATATGCACAATATTGCGAACTTTACCCGGGCAGCGAAAAACAAGAATATGCACTCTATCAATCTATTAAAAGTTCATTTGCATGTACACTTTCTATTGATCGCGATCAGACTAAAACAGAAGAAACATTAGCGCTCACCAGATTGTTTTTACAGCAAGATCATTTTATCCTCTATAAAAGTGAAGTGATACAAATACAAACACAATGTTATGAAAAATTAGCTGCAAGTGACTGTAATATATGTAATTTCTACTTAACAAGAGGGCAATTTACTATTGCGGAAAAGCGACTTAAGAGCATACGTTTAACATGGCTGCCAAAACTTCCCGATCTTGAACAAGCTATTTTTGCTTTGGAGGCTGAACTTGCTAAACAAAAGCAACAAGTAACAGGAATAGTTATAGCGCAAACAGATCTTGATAGTAACAGCACAATTAAACATATGGCAGATCGGTTTTGA
- a CDS encoding YraN family protein, translated as MSYRIQKGKEGELLVARYLQEEGYTIITQNYRKRFGEIDLIAQKNDTLVFVEVKWRRNPLIDPAELIGPSKQKKIISIAKQYLSTHTSLDIVCRFDVALIEETNNSLELRYISNAFTTFD; from the coding sequence ATGAGCTATCGCATACAAAAAGGAAAAGAAGGAGAATTACTTGTTGCGCGATATTTACAAGAAGAAGGTTATACCATTATTACTCAAAACTATCGTAAACGATTTGGTGAAATTGATCTTATTGCACAAAAAAATGATACACTTGTTTTTGTTGAAGTTAAATGGCGTCGTAATCCATTGATTGATCCTGCAGAACTTATTGGACCATCAAAACAAAAAAAAATCATTTCTATTGCCAAGCAATATTTATCAACGCATACTAGTTTAGATATTGTATGCCGCTTTGATGTGGCACTTATAGAAGAAACCAATAACTCATTAGAACTCCGGTATATATCAAATGCATTTACTACTTTCGACTGA
- a CDS encoding type II secretion system protein → MHYKYGFTLIEILIVISLFTLLATLGVMQLSFLDDTIAHAEVTKLATICSYLQQRAMTTNNEHILICDVQNNKYHCNTLVHEKLSQRITFGFLPNVLGSPGSPSHTIKKAITFPDSSIHFYPTGIISSGTMYLTNKTKTIMYAISNKISQVSRLRLYRYEGIWKLLSAITLS, encoded by the coding sequence ATGCATTATAAATATGGATTCACATTAATTGAGATTTTAATTGTTATAAGTCTCTTCACCTTATTGGCAACGCTGGGCGTAATGCAACTTTCATTTTTAGATGACACTATTGCTCATGCAGAAGTTACTAAATTAGCAACAATTTGCTCTTATTTACAACAAAGAGCTATGACAACTAACAATGAACATATTCTTATTTGTGATGTTCAAAACAATAAATATCATTGCAATACTCTGGTACATGAAAAATTATCCCAACGCATTACATTTGGATTTTTACCAAATGTACTTGGCTCTCCCGGATCACCATCGCATACCATTAAAAAGGCTATAACATTTCCTGATTCTTCTATTCATTTTTATCCAACAGGTATTATATCTTCTGGCACAATGTATCTCACTAATAAAACTAAAACAATTATGTATGCAATAAGTAATAAAATTTCGCAGGTTTCTCGTCTGAGGCTTTATCGGTATGAAGGAATATGG
- the lon gene encoding endopeptidase La, producing the protein YLREQLKAIKQELGEDDLEDIEDMREKLSALEVSAEIKKEIERNINRLERTAPDSLEATVTRNHLEWIFALPWNNATEDNLDITHAKDILDEDHFGLKDIKERILDFISIRNFKKDGFAPILCFVGPPGTGKTSLGKSIARSLGREYGRISLGGVKDEAEIRGHRRTYVGAMPGRFIQTLRKTKSRNPLIVIDELDKIGADFRGDPSAAMLEVLDPQQNKTFYDNYLGIPFDLSGVMFIATANNADIISEPLRDRMEIIELSGYSLEEKINIARQHLVKKSIENAGLENHNIAIADPLIQKIITNYTRESGVRQLERLISKLCSKAARTFVETKQFNGFSVDTLEDHLGPCKFIDDGINKDHQIGISNGLAWTVFGGEILQIEAMLMPGTGKLLLTGQLGDVMKESAQAARSYACAHAKDFGIDNKLFTNYDLHIHLPAGAVPKDGPSAGLAILTAMLSTLTNRPINSNYAMTGELNLRGEVMPIGGVKEKILAAKRNNIPYVILPRKNSHNLAELDTMTEGIDIILVDHANDVMDKLLMPEDKSKSIREC; encoded by the coding sequence TTTACTTGCGTGAGCAACTCAAAGCTATCAAACAAGAACTTGGAGAAGATGATCTTGAAGATATTGAAGACATGCGTGAAAAATTGAGTGCTCTTGAAGTTTCCGCTGAAATAAAAAAAGAGATTGAACGAAACATTAATAGACTCGAACGTACAGCCCCGGATTCATTGGAAGCAACGGTAACACGTAATCATTTAGAATGGATTTTTGCTTTACCATGGAACAATGCAACCGAGGATAATCTTGATATTACTCATGCTAAAGACATCCTTGATGAAGATCACTTTGGTTTAAAGGATATTAAAGAACGAATACTTGATTTTATATCAATACGAAATTTTAAAAAAGATGGTTTTGCCCCAATACTTTGCTTTGTAGGTCCTCCAGGAACAGGTAAAACATCTTTAGGAAAATCAATCGCTCGGAGCCTAGGAAGAGAGTATGGGCGAATATCACTTGGCGGCGTTAAGGATGAAGCAGAGATTCGCGGGCATCGCCGAACATATGTCGGTGCAATGCCAGGCAGATTTATTCAAACATTACGCAAAACAAAATCTCGCAATCCACTTATTGTTATTGATGAGTTGGATAAAATAGGCGCAGATTTTAGAGGTGATCCATCAGCAGCAATGCTTGAAGTACTTGATCCACAACAAAATAAGACATTTTATGATAATTATCTTGGTATACCATTTGATTTATCAGGAGTTATGTTTATTGCAACAGCAAATAATGCTGATATTATTTCAGAGCCATTACGTGATCGTATGGAAATTATTGAATTAAGTGGTTACTCTCTCGAAGAAAAAATAAATATTGCACGTCAACATCTGGTCAAAAAATCGATAGAAAATGCAGGACTTGAAAATCATAATATTGCTATTGCTGATCCTCTTATTCAAAAGATTATCACTAATTACACACGCGAATCAGGAGTGCGTCAGCTTGAAAGACTTATTAGTAAATTATGTTCAAAAGCTGCACGTACATTTGTTGAAACAAAACAATTTAATGGATTCTCTGTTGATACCCTTGAGGATCATTTAGGCCCATGTAAATTTATTGATGATGGAATAAACAAAGATCATCAGATCGGAATTTCGAATGGACTTGCATGGACAGTCTTTGGGGGTGAAATATTGCAAATTGAAGCAATGCTTATGCCAGGAACAGGTAAATTATTATTGACAGGTCAATTAGGAGACGTGATGAAGGAATCGGCGCAAGCAGCACGTAGCTATGCATGTGCTCATGCCAAAGATTTTGGCATTGATAATAAATTATTTACTAATTACGATCTTCATATTCATCTTCCGGCAGGAGCTGTACCAAAAGACGGTCCTTCAGCAGGACTTGCAATACTCACCGCAATGCTTTCAACATTAACAAATCGTCCAATCAATTCTAATTATGCCATGACAGGAGAACTGAATCTACGTGGAGAAGTGATGCCAATTGGTGGCGTAAAGGAAAAAATTTTAGCAGCAAAGCGCAATAATATTCCTTATGTTATTTTACCGCGAAAAAACAGTCATAATTTAGCAGAACTTGATACAATGACTGAAGGTATTGATATTATTCTTGTAGATCATGCAAATGATGTTATGGATAAACTATTAATGCCAGAGGATAAAAGTAAAAGTATTAGAGAATGTTAA
- a CDS encoding ATPase, T2SS/T4P/T4SS family, with protein sequence MKKNNGELLVELGVVTAQQLMSCQQEIEKTGSSIEACILEKKYATAEAIAQAYAKHSSLDYIDTVTDKTADLELLARVPLKFLRDNEIMPIVVDGAIVILTANPFNFQPLDELNMLLGGNAHYAVATSAVIMNGINRYYPLEGTERMMKELEEEEDIPKEVAFEEIEEKDILGMATEAPIIKLVNNIFFQAVKRNASDIHIEPFEKEIRVRYRIDGIMYSVMNPPKRIQGALISRIKIMAHLDIAEKRIPQDGRIAIKVGDKPYDIRVSVLPVAFGERIVMRLLDKSRTFTGLQDIGFSERDLKVIEANISRPNGIVYITGPTGSGKTSTLYSILNRLNKPEVNIVTVEDPIEYQMAGVGQVGVREKVGLTFAAALRSILRQDPDIVMIGETRDQETAQIAVQAALTGHLVLSTLHTNSAPASITRMIDMGIEPFLIASSVVMIVAQRLVRKLCSLCKKEYQPNIELLERIGLSAQEAKEFKFYAPAGCDECNQTGFRGRVAIFEIMEMTPAIAKLTMERSETGIIREQALKDGMIPLIKDGLRRIKDGLTTIEEVLAVATIEQETTEEK encoded by the coding sequence GTGAAAAAAAACAATGGAGAATTATTAGTTGAATTAGGTGTTGTTACCGCACAACAGCTAATGTCATGTCAACAAGAAATCGAGAAAACAGGATCGTCTATTGAAGCGTGTATACTTGAAAAAAAATACGCAACAGCTGAAGCGATAGCGCAAGCTTATGCAAAACATTCTTCTCTTGACTATATTGACACGGTAACTGATAAAACAGCCGATCTTGAGCTGTTGGCACGAGTTCCTCTTAAATTCTTACGTGATAATGAAATTATGCCTATTGTAGTTGATGGTGCTATTGTTATTCTAACAGCAAATCCCTTTAATTTTCAGCCTCTTGATGAATTAAATATGCTACTTGGTGGTAACGCACATTACGCAGTTGCAACCTCTGCGGTAATTATGAATGGAATTAATCGCTACTATCCACTTGAAGGTACCGAACGCATGATGAAAGAGCTGGAAGAAGAAGAGGATATTCCTAAAGAAGTAGCCTTTGAGGAAATTGAAGAAAAAGATATTCTTGGTATGGCAACCGAAGCTCCTATTATTAAGTTAGTGAACAATATCTTTTTTCAAGCAGTTAAACGTAACGCCTCTGACATTCATATTGAACCATTTGAAAAAGAAATTCGTGTTCGTTATCGCATTGATGGGATTATGTATAGTGTTATGAACCCTCCTAAGCGCATTCAGGGAGCACTAATCTCACGTATTAAAATTATGGCACATCTTGATATTGCAGAAAAACGTATTCCACAAGATGGAAGAATCGCTATAAAGGTTGGGGATAAACCTTATGACATTCGTGTTTCTGTGTTGCCCGTAGCATTTGGTGAACGTATTGTAATGCGTTTATTAGATAAATCTCGAACCTTTACAGGATTACAAGATATTGGATTTAGTGAGCGCGATTTAAAGGTAATTGAAGCAAATATTAGTCGTCCAAATGGTATTGTTTATATCACTGGCCCAACAGGATCAGGTAAAACGAGTACACTTTATTCCATTTTAAATAGACTTAATAAGCCTGAAGTTAATATCGTGACAGTAGAAGATCCTATTGAGTATCAAATGGCAGGTGTAGGACAGGTTGGAGTTCGTGAAAAGGTAGGCCTTACTTTTGCAGCGGCGTTACGTTCAATTTTACGTCAAGATCCCGATATTGTGATGATTGGTGAAACACGTGATCAAGAAACCGCGCAAATCGCTGTTCAAGCAGCCCTCACAGGACATCTAGTATTAAGTACCTTACATACCAATAGCGCTCCTGCTTCTATAACGCGTATGATTGATATGGGTATTGAGCCTTTTCTAATTGCCTCATCAGTAGTGATGATTGTTGCTCAACGATTAGTACGTAAATTATGCTCTTTATGCAAAAAAGAATATCAACCCAATATAGAATTATTAGAACGAATTGGTTTGTCTGCTCAAGAAGCAAAAGAATTTAAATTTTATGCTCCTGCTGGATGTGATGAATGTAATCAGACAGGTTTTCGTGGACGTGTTGCTATTTTTGAAATTATGGAAATGACTCCTGCTATTGCAAAATTAACTATGGAACGTTCTGAAACAGGTATAATTCGTGAACAAGCACTTAAGGACGGTATGATTCCTTTAATTAAGGATGGATTACGGAGAATTAAAGATGGCCTAACCACCATCGAAGAAGTTCTTGCTGTTGCAACCATAGAACAAGAAACCACCGAAGAAAAATAA
- a CDS encoding phosphatidate cytidylyltransferase: MHLLLSTEFLKRLITGIFLGIGFWGVYFYLPSFFFSLVLIIVLLLIIVYEWTRFFPINTSLFWLLMPPYLILPFALLIVLNHSSVYHELLLILFVLVFSFDTGSYITGTLIGKHYICESISPKKTWEGMVGGYIFAFLGFAFIIFERDYKASWWVIAVFTLIICLLSLAGDLFESWLKRRAGLKDSGTLLPGHGGFLDRFDGILFAVFFFYLCKNYLIKFLIK; the protein is encoded by the coding sequence ATGCATTTACTACTTTCGACTGAATTTCTTAAACGATTGATCACAGGAATTTTCCTCGGAATAGGATTTTGGGGAGTATATTTTTATTTACCATCATTTTTTTTCTCTCTTGTTTTAATTATTGTTTTACTTCTCATTATTGTCTACGAATGGACAAGGTTTTTTCCTATTAATACATCTTTGTTTTGGCTTTTGATGCCGCCCTATCTTATTTTGCCTTTTGCGTTATTAATAGTACTTAATCATAGTTCTGTGTATCACGAACTGCTTTTAATACTGTTTGTTCTTGTATTCAGTTTTGATACTGGCAGTTATATTACAGGAACTTTAATTGGTAAACATTATATATGTGAGTCGATTAGCCCTAAAAAAACATGGGAAGGAATGGTGGGAGGTTATATTTTTGCGTTTCTGGGTTTTGCTTTTATTATTTTTGAACGTGACTATAAAGCTTCCTGGTGGGTTATTGCCGTATTTACTCTTATAATATGTTTACTTTCTCTTGCAGGTGATCTTTTTGAATCATGGCTTAAGCGTCGTGCTGGATTAAAAGATTCTGGAACATTGTTACCAGGGCATGGTGGCTTTTTGGATAGATTTGATGGCATCCTTTTTGCCGTTTTCTTTTTTTATCTTTGTAAAAATTATCTCATTAAGTTTCTCATAAAATAA